The Nicotiana tomentosiformis chromosome 2, ASM39032v3, whole genome shotgun sequence genome includes the window acccttagtaataattgttcttgaagataaaataacacataaatagaataaatattcaataaaaagagattatatcttaagacataaataatGATAGAATGGTTTAATTTCTTTCTTAATTAATATTTCTTAAGGGacgtgtaaaaaaaaaaaataacacacATAATATAAAACATAGGAAGTAAGTACTATTACAAAAAGGAAAAAGTTAATGCTAAAGTCATAGATTTCATTTCACAGAGTCAACATATTAATTACCTACCCTCGTATCTGCCCGTTACGCAATTAACATCTTCCGTGCATTAATAACATTTGTTTCACACCTTACCCTTCCTTAACATCTATACTTTCTTCCTCAATTTGCTGATCTTGTCACATCTCAGGAAACTGATTTATCCACCTGGATCCTCCTCTTCACTAAATACTCAACAGGTGGAAATCTAGATCAAAAAGATAATTTCTTTTTTGGATATCTGATTCTTAAAAACTTTCCCCATTTTTGTTTATCCATTGCAGAATTCTGAGATGGAATATTTCCAGAAAGCCAAATCCGTCAGGTTAAGGAGCCACCACGAGAAATTCTTATTAGCTGATCCTGATCAAGAAACCGTATACCAAGATCGCACTGGATCTTCAAGGAGTGCAAAATGGACTGTTGAATTTCCTGAAGGATTCGACAATGTTGTCCGATTGAAGAGTTGTTATGGCAAATACTTAACAGCCTCAGATGAACAATTTCTCTTTGGTGTAACGGGTCAAAAAGTTGTACAAAGTTTGCCTAATAAATTGGATTCATCAGTTGAGTGGGAACCAATGAAAGAAGAAGGTTCCCTTGTAAAGCTGAAAACTAGATATGGGAATTATTTAAGGGCAAATAGTGGATTACCACCTTGGAGAAATTCAGTTACACATGATATACCTCATAGGCATCAAGATTGGATCTTATGGGAAGTTGATACTGTTGAGTTATTGCCAGCTGAATCGCCTGAAAGCATTTCGAGATCAGAATCAGTGGGTGATGATTTGAGCTCATCTTTTCATCTTACCACTGCTAAATTTTCCAGGACTAAGGTTTGTCTTTTTATATTGGCTCTGTTTATTGTACATTTTTATGCCAAATGAAATCTTCCTTGGGTAATAGATTTAGGATTCGTTTGGTTCGTGGACAAAATTATGCTCGGATTAATAATCCCTGAATTATATAGTACTTGTGTCTTGTGATTTATTTGGTTCATTATATTAAATATGAGGTATTCCGTGTATAATCTGAAACTGGTATTTGGTTTTAAACTGGATGAATGTTGATAAACTTTTGTTTTCAATTTTTACCTTGACCTTCTTAAGAAAAGGGTTTTGGTGGAAGGGCAACGATTTACTTGTTTTATCCAGGTGTGACTAATCCTTGGTTTGTTATCCCACATTGGTTGTGCCATAAAATTATATCAGCATTCCAACATAGTTAGTAGTATTACATATAccaaaaaagtatataaaataatTCCGAATTTCATTATTTCCATAATCTCAGTAACCAAACGAGCCGTTGGATTTAACTTATAGACACTGCAACAGGTTACTTACCATCTTTTGTAGGTTATCGATCTACGCTTGATTTTAGAAAGTTATCTGTGATTGACTTTTAAGTGTTTCATAATGAAAAGATTATTCACACTGGGATGTATAAACCTAAACTCATGGATTTCTATTAAACATGCAGTCCACAGTGAAGTCTGAAGGTCGGTTAATCTATTATCATGTGGCGGATGAAAATGGAAATGCGAATGATTCAGTGGAAGGGCCTTCTTTTCAGTTCAAAGGTCATGGATTGGAGGAACTGACTCAAAAGTTGGAGGAAGAAACAGGTCTGGAGAATATTATTGTTTGTTCGCGGAACAAATTTAATGGAAATTTATATCCTCTTCGTTTAGCATTACCTCCAAACAATGCAACTATGCATGTTGTTGTAATACCTGCATCGTCTAAAGGTCAGCATACTTGATCCTCTTTTGAATAATGTACTCTTCCTTTTCTTTTCATTAACCAGCTGGATAAACTTCTGCAAGTTGCATGAGACACATTGTTTTTAACAGCAATGTGATTCTACAATGATAGTTGTGTTGTAAATTTGTTACTTGGTCTTTTCGTGTATGATAACAAGTCTATGAAAACACTAGTCTTTTCATCTAAAAGTGAAATTACTAAGTTCATATCGTTCATGTATCTTTGAGTATTGCCAGATTATATGTTTTCATGCCTAAGGCACTAACACTCTGTGATAAGGGACAGTCATTAGGCCTTTAATCTATTTGAATAAAAAGTGTGCAATAGTTAGGATGGAGAGTACAGAATGCTATAAATTGAGGAATGAAAGATTAAAACAAAGATCTTTAGAGTTGGTTGCTTTTTTGTCTAAAGGTTTGGCTTTTGTTTGATCAAGAACATTAGTCCTCAAATTAATCCTGTTCAACTGTGCAATATTCTAATTCAGCATTGCTTTGACCTCTGTTTGTTGGTGTTTTCTAAAGTTGTATTTTGATCCTGCATCTTGTTTCATGACTTGTTGACGACAATGGCATTTTGCTGGTGGACAGTGGCAAAAGAACTGATGGCAGATGTTCCCACTTCCAAATGGTCGGTGGTTAAGACTCTATCGTGAAACGTTATGCTTGCCAACTAGAAAGTAAATTCAAAATCATTTCCAGGATTGTGCCTagcatttctttcttcttttggcTGTATTTAGGTTTTAGCAATGGTGATGCAACCAAGAGATAGTATGTTTGCCGCTTCCAATTGAGAGCGTTATTTATTTGTTGAGAGTTGACAAATGCAACTCTCCTTGCTTGTATATTTTGGTTACTCATCTTTTGGAGTCGAGTTAAAATATCCAGTCTTTTCACTTGCAGTAATTGTCTTTATTACTTTCTGTTCCTTCTTTTTGAACCTGTAACTTCTAAGAGAACTGAGATATAAAAAGCCAATGCAGAGTCATATAACATTTTACAACAAGATATCCTTGAACTCCAATAACTGTAATTGATTCTATATGGTTCAACTGAACATATGACTGGAAataaatttgaagttgaaaagccGCTGAACTAGGTGAAGTTTACGGAATTGCACATATTTTAAATGTCAAATCAAATTCTATTGTTGACATGTAAATTATATTGATGGATAAGTAAGTAAATAGAAAACAGCTATAACCGAATAAGTGGTGTGTCAGAGCGACTAAAATCATGGATTCAACTTCATCACTGTAATGTTGCTATAGATGAGTAACTTCAACATGGTCTAGTCTTTGACCGTGGAGGCAGGCactagttatttttcaaaatctgCAAGGGTGTGGAGTTAGTCCTGATGAGTACTATTTGACCATTGCACTTGCAGCCTGTGTTCATTTTGGGGCTCTTGATCAAGGGAAGTTGATTTGTGATTATATTATGGCGACTAATTGATTGGACTCAGATGTGATTATTGGCATTGTACTTGCTGATATGTGATGTTTATGCAGAGTGTTGGTGTTTTCACTCGGCTATTAGAAAGATCCCACCTCAGTATGGGGCGGGTTGTTGAGTGGCTACGTAGTGTTGCTCTTGCAGAGCTTGCTGTTAAAGAGAGCTTGTTGGTAGAAGATGGCAATGTAGCTGTAGAAGATTTTGCTTCTCTTAAGTTTTCCTATGTATATATTTGGCCGCATGACAAGGCGAAGATGCACGTAGATTCAGAAGGATGATTGATGAGAGAGGGAAAGAAGACACCCTTGTTGCAGCTCAATTTGTGATTGATGAGGTGATTGCATATATAGATGACCCGTATGGAGCTATCCACCTTTCGGAGATTGATCTTTAATTAGGGAAGAAGATATACTTAAGATAGTTTTCAGGACAGATTTTAGGAGTTTTTTGTGATGTCCTTTTGACAACTATGTTGCTCGAATGTTTCAAAAACGTTGCCTCACTCGTGTTAGATTCTCCACAAATATCCGTGGGATTTATCTTAGAGCTAGCTGACATACACATTCTGCTCAATTTGTTGTCTCTTGACACTGAGTTCGTCAACCTAAAATAGTAAAGAATGAGGTTTTGCTTGTGTATCACAGCGCAAGTTACAAGTGTGTGACTGCATTATGTTTGGAATTTGTCGTGATTTTCTCAACTCATTTGGATTTATTCTTTTACTTGAAGGAAAAGTAGAATATTAACCATAATTGTTTTACAGAAAAATATAGATCTTTTTTATATTTGACAGATCGCTTTCTTGGAAGAAAAAGTTGTGACCTCTATAAATTAAAGATCTCTCCTTTATACACAAAAACACAATAGCTTCTACAATGTAGTCCTTAAGAGATTTTTGTTTAGGAAAAAATGTATTTTCtcgataattttttttctttcttttatattAGTGATTGATGTAGGTCATCGATTGCCCAAATCATATTAAAGTAAGTTATGTCTTTTTTAGTATAATTCTTGTCACAAAGGTTTACTTTGTTAGCTTGCACATGACGCCTTGTTATTTTTTACCCCAATAAGTGGTATCATAGCTAATAGTTCAAAGCAAGGTTGAAGACAGGTTCAAGGCGGATTCAGATCAAGCAACCTAATTTTGATGATACTAAAGATTTTTTATCCCAAAAAAAACTCAGAATTCTATATGTGGAGATAAATGTCCAGCCATAAAACATGAATCTTGTTGTTgcatatacaaaaataaaaattatttttaagccATGCTTATGGGCTCCACTTTTAAGTTTGTTCATGATTTTTAACGCAGAGCTCCAATACTTTTAACTCATGCTCACTTTTAATGCACGGACTCAACTTTTAACCCTCTTCACTTTTAACTCATACTTACTTGTATTTAACTCTGCTCACTTTCAACGCAGGGCTCCAATATTTTAACTCGTGCTGACCTTTAACTCACGAGGCTCTAATCTTTAACCCATAccaattttgtcacgacccaaaatccactataggtcgtgatggcgtccaacgtcgccgttaggcaagctaacagtgaactaccaacttaattatttattttattatttttaaaatcatgaatcttattagatatAAAAATAAATGCATTAAAAATCGTAAATACATACATTTggataaaatataaagtaaaaatgtGTCAATGTAAAGcaaaccataaacaaattctagaacatcccaaaacccggtatcacagtGCATGAGTGTCTACTATGGAGTGTAATAATAATACATCAACTGTCTGGAAAATGAAATAgacatgataaaataaataaataagatggaGACTCTGAGGGCTGCGGTACGTAGCCTAGGAagcaactcaccataaagtcccctcaacagttgcgcctacgcgccaggatggccaccaaatgaacctgtcagatccttcACGTTCAGTTCAGAAGTGTcgcgtgagtacataaatcaacacgtacccagtaagtatctagcctaaccctggagaagtagtgacgaggggttgacatcgacacttactgtgatccaataaataaaatacaagaattatATGTAGACATGAAATACAACAATATCAATAGAATAAGAAACAGTAATTAACATGAGCCTTTAACGAAATatcaatttaaaattttcatataGTACATGCAATCTCAACAAATAAGAATCGTCAAATAATTTATCTAATCTCCTGTCACAAGGGgatatcatataatttccaagtTCAATCAAGAGGGAAAATCTCGTGGGTATTCGGACTCCTAGCGattttacgcacgaattatgccgaggtcattcggTCCGATCCATATAGTCGTGTACATacactgtcgaggtcgtacggcccgatccatggatgcatctcatatatatacatatactgccgaggcgttcggcccgatccccaggaagagaagaaacttatcgaattacgggcTACTTGTTTGCAATACATGAACATgagcataaagtaaacatgaATTTTACCAACTATCAAATATCTCGCAAAACAACTTAAGGTGGTGAAGCTCGGTCTAACATAATCCCAAATCAATTTTTATTATAAAttcaagcaattaaactaacaaaTTGAGTTTAAACAAtacaaatattgcatgataaagtcctaagtctactcagacataaacatgcttttagctacgtacggactctcgtcacctcgtgcgtacgtaacactCATAgctagtagcacataataatttaataCCTACgtggtagtttccccctcacaaggttagacaggagacttacctcacttcgaagtcccataaccagctccaacgccTCTTTAAAACCTCAAGCCGATGCccatcaatccgaaactagtcaaaaacaacgtgcaaaccaataaaaatatactccaatactcataattaatcaatttataataattttaaactccactcaaaaagtcaacaaagtcaaccctgggcccacGTGTCTGGATTCtgaaatattttaaagataaatgttacccatagcaccacgaactcaaatatataatttattcctaatttcatggtcaaaatccaaaaataccatttctaggtttt containing:
- the LOC104094326 gene encoding uncharacterized protein isoform X1; this translates as MEYFQKAKSVRLRSHHEKFLLADPDQETVYQDRTGSSRSAKWTVEFPEGFDNVVRLKSCYGKYLTASDEQFLFGVTGQKVVQSLPNKLDSSVEWEPMKEEGSLVKLKTRYGNYLRANSGLPPWRNSVTHDIPHRHQDWILWEVDTVELLPAESPESISRSESVGDDLSSSFHLTTAKFSRTKSTVKSEGRLIYYHVADENGNANDSVEGPSFQFKGHGLEELTQKLEEETGLENIIVCSRNKFNGNLYPLRLALPPNNATMHVVVIPASSKVAKELMADVPTSKWSVVKTLS
- the LOC104094326 gene encoding uncharacterized protein isoform X2, which produces MEYFQKAKSVRLRSHHEKFLLADPDQETVYQDRTGSSRSAKWTVEFPEGFDNVVRLKSCYGKYLTASDEQFLFGVTGQKVVQSLPNKLDSSVEWEPMKEEGSLVKLKTRYGNYLRANSGLPPWRNSVTHDIPHRHQDWILWEVDTVELLPAESPESISRSESVGDDLSSSFHLTTAKFSRTKSTVKSEGRLIYYHVADENGNANDSVEGPSFQFKGHGLEELTQKLEEETGLENIIVCSRNKFNGNLYPLRLALPPNNATMHVVVIPASSKECWCFHSAIRKIPPQYGAGC